The Panicum hallii strain FIL2 chromosome 9, PHallii_v3.1, whole genome shotgun sequence genome has a window encoding:
- the LOC112875284 gene encoding serine/threonine-protein phosphatase PP2A-2 catalytic subunit, whose protein sequence is MSSPHGGIDDQIERLMQCKPLPEPEVRALCEKAKEILMEESNVQPVKSPVTICGDIHGQFHDLAELFRIGGKCPDTNYLFMGDYVDRGYYSVETVTLLVALKVRYPQRITILRGNHESRQITQVYGFYDECLRKYGNANVWKTFTDLFDYFPLTALVESEIFCLHGGLSPSIETLDNIRNFDRVQEVPHEGPMCDLLWSDPDDRCGWGISPRGAGYTFGQDISEQFNHTNNLRLIARAHQLVMEGFNWAHEQKVVTIFSAPNYCYRCGNMASILEVDDCREHTFIQFEPAPRRGEPDVTRRTPDYFL, encoded by the exons ATGAGCAGTCCCCATGGCGGCATCGACGACCAGATCGAGCGGCTCATGCAGTGCAAGCCGCTCCCCGAGCCCGAG GTCAGAGCGCTGTGTGAGAAGGCGAAGGAGATTCTGATGGAGGAAAGCAATGTTCAG CCTGTGAAGAGTCCAGTTACaatttgtggtgatattcatggACAATTTCATGATCTTGCTGAACTCTTCCGGATTGGTGGAAAG TGTCCAGATACGAACTACTTGTTTATGGGAGATTATGTTGACCGTGGCTACTATTCTGTTGAAACTGTCACG CTTTTAGTGGCTTTAAAAGTTCGCTATCCTCAGAGGATCACCATTCTCAGAGGAAACCACGAAAGCCGACAG ATCACTCAAGTTTATGGATTCTATGATGAGTGCTTAAGGAA GTATGGAAATGCAAATGTCTGGAAAACTTTCACGGACCTCTTTGACTACTTCCCCTTGACAGCATTG GTTGAGTCAGAAATATTTTGCTTGCATGGTGGATTGTCACCATCAATCGAGACCCTCGATAACATCCGAAACTTTGATCGCGTCCAAGAAGTTCCTCATGAAGGTCCAATGTGTGATCTTCTGTGGTCTGATCCAGATGATCGATGTGGTTGGGGTATTTCTCCACGTGGTGCTGGATATACCTTCGGACAG GATATTTCAGAGCAGTTCAACCATACCAATAACTTAAGGCTTATTGCTAGAGCTCACCAATTGGTCATGGAGGGATTCAATTGGGCTCAT GAGCAAAAAGTTGTGACCATATTTAGCGCACCTAATTATTGCTATCGCTGTGGGAACATGGCGTCAATCTTAGAAGTGGATGATTGCAGGGAGCATACTTTCATCCAG TTTGAGCCAGCCCCAAGAAGGGGAGAGCCAGATGTAACTCGTAGGACACCTGATTATTTCCTCTGA